A stretch of the Marivirga tractuosa DSM 4126 genome encodes the following:
- a CDS encoding AraC family transcriptional regulator, whose translation MTALRFLLLAYGFLSLFISGGLFFQNGKVGHKSLSFFVLLISLDIFVFIYGTSSILETYPYFAGLFYFHIGFLFGPVLYFHLIIFINKGYLFKWKHIWHLVPSIILLVHMFDIYLMAPTERLEYHATHFLGRIMNLNYARTLVQLFYGILISTYLYSKKDKLEGIEKVYGIGIGIIYFLGVLVISWFVLFAEDWRQFIYYHLFSYSLIFLIGYFLVFRQDFLQEISKKYLSSSLVEEDMMVILTKINGALKQRKIYLRNDLNLKIFADTIDEKTHNISQTLSELVGKSFNEVLNEYRIAHAKKLLKSSDFAHFKIEAIALESGFNNKVTFNKAFKKFEGQTPSEFKKKIVA comes from the coding sequence ATGACAGCATTAAGGTTCTTATTATTGGCCTACGGTTTTTTATCTCTTTTTATTTCAGGAGGTTTGTTTTTCCAAAATGGAAAAGTAGGACATAAATCATTGTCTTTTTTTGTGCTTCTTATTTCGTTAGATATTTTTGTTTTTATTTACGGTACTAGCAGTATATTAGAAACTTACCCATATTTTGCAGGGCTATTTTATTTTCATATTGGTTTTTTATTTGGACCTGTTCTATACTTTCATTTAATTATTTTCATTAATAAAGGTTACCTATTTAAATGGAAACATATTTGGCATTTAGTACCTAGCATTATCCTTTTGGTGCATATGTTTGACATCTATTTAATGGCTCCTACGGAAAGACTTGAGTACCACGCTACGCATTTCCTAGGTAGAATTATGAATTTAAATTATGCTCGAACACTTGTTCAACTATTTTATGGTATTCTAATTTCAACATATTTGTATAGTAAAAAAGATAAATTAGAAGGGATAGAGAAAGTATATGGGATCGGGATAGGTATTATTTATTTTTTAGGAGTTCTCGTCATCTCTTGGTTTGTATTATTTGCTGAGGACTGGCGACAATTTATATATTACCACCTATTTTCTTATTCGCTAATATTTCTCATCGGCTACTTTTTAGTATTCAGGCAAGATTTTCTACAAGAGATTAGCAAAAAATACCTTAGCTCTTCATTAGTTGAAGAAGATATGATGGTTATTCTAACAAAGATTAATGGAGCACTTAAACAACGAAAAATATATTTAAGAAATGATCTAAATCTTAAAATTTTCGCTGATACCATAGATGAAAAAACACATAATATTTCTCAAACATTATCTGAATTAGTGGGCAAAAGTTTTAATGAAGTTCTCAATGAATACAGAATAGCTCACGCAAAAAAGCTATTGAAAAGCTCTGACTTTGCACATTTCAAAATAGAAGCAATTGCATTGGAATCTGGCTTTAACAATAAAGTAACCTTCAATAAAGCTTTTAAAAAATTTGAAGGGCAAACACCTTCTGAATTCAAGAAAAAAATTGTTGCGTAA
- a CDS encoding tetratricopeptide repeat protein, with the protein MKIKYLFLAILSTLFIGHIQAQILVEKIYTYEKFNLPAVKLDESFEGLSYSVRVNFEDDWSDEVKESVRSMLLESLTIPDMKRKEMNHNWDETFAKQQNEILVTVKFGKYSDRQLDEKKNSDYTKYGWMVKFKMPVTIEWHYRRFPDRNETYDFKNGLDDNGFFVFESDMQSENVHYASKDTIVSYANNLFFTGVGDHLKSKSDVYFPYTSEETIVLNSMKHRKTDFSRLEEGCEIAGEAISMMSNEDVYANEAASAKLDEAIGIFEEVYEEHKDNKRVKAYPVLNILTCQLLQGNITGAMQTVDRIQSMGSMYRMVVNDELVSKQKDLYDLHGISYR; encoded by the coding sequence ATGAAGATAAAATACCTTTTTCTAGCAATTCTTTCAACATTATTCATAGGTCATATTCAAGCACAGATCCTTGTGGAGAAAATTTACACCTATGAAAAATTTAATCTACCTGCAGTAAAACTTGATGAATCATTTGAAGGACTATCTTATTCAGTTCGTGTCAATTTTGAGGACGACTGGTCCGATGAGGTGAAAGAAAGCGTGCGTAGTATGCTTTTGGAATCTTTGACTATACCCGATATGAAGCGAAAGGAAATGAACCATAATTGGGATGAAACCTTTGCTAAGCAGCAAAATGAAATACTGGTGACTGTGAAATTTGGTAAGTATTCCGATAGACAGCTGGATGAAAAAAAGAATAGTGATTACACAAAATATGGCTGGATGGTAAAATTTAAAATGCCGGTAACTATTGAATGGCATTATAGAAGGTTTCCTGATCGAAATGAAACCTATGATTTTAAGAATGGCCTGGATGATAATGGCTTTTTTGTATTTGAATCTGATATGCAATCAGAAAATGTGCACTATGCAAGTAAAGATACCATAGTTAGTTATGCCAATAATCTGTTCTTTACTGGTGTAGGCGATCATCTGAAATCAAAATCAGATGTTTATTTCCCTTACACAAGCGAGGAAACCATAGTGCTAAACTCCATGAAACACAGAAAAACTGATTTTAGTCGATTAGAGGAAGGTTGCGAGATTGCCGGTGAAGCTATTTCCATGATGAGCAATGAAGACGTTTATGCCAATGAAGCCGCAAGTGCTAAGTTGGATGAGGCTATTGGGATTTTTGAGGAGGTTTATGAAGAACATAAGGACAATAAGAGAGTGAAAGCCTACCCTGTGCTCAATATTCTTACTTGTCAACTGCTGCAGGGGAATATAACGGGTGCTATGCAAACAGTAGACCGCATTCAATCGATGGGCAGCATGTACCGAATGGTTGTAAATGATGAACTTGTTAGCAAACAAAAGGATTTGTATGATTTGCATGGCATAAGTTATCGATAA
- the sucC gene encoding ADP-forming succinate--CoA ligase subunit beta, whose translation MNIHEYQAKGILEKYGVTIQKGIVADTPEEATEAAKKLNKETGTEWYVLKAQIHAGGRGKGKVKETDSNGVVLAKSLEDVAPKSKAILGGTLVTHQTGEEGKLVSKLLVAQDVYYPGEHEPKEYYVGILLDRAKGCNVIMASTEGGVDIEDVAENTPDKIIKEWIDPRVGLQGFQARKVAFKLGLEGDAFKNMVKFIHSLYTAYDATDSSMFEINPVLKTSDNKILAVDAKVNLDDSALYRHKDLADMRDKSEEDPAEVEAAESGLNYVKLDGNVGCMVNGAGLAMATMDIIKLSGGDPANFLDVGGSANAETVEAGFRIILKDPKVEAILINIFGGIVRCDRVAKGVVEAYKNIGDIKVPIIVRLQGTNAEEGAKIIEDSGLKVTSAIVLKDAALRVKEALA comes from the coding sequence ATGAACATACACGAATATCAAGCCAAAGGAATACTTGAAAAGTACGGAGTAACCATTCAAAAAGGAATCGTTGCCGATACACCAGAAGAAGCTACAGAAGCTGCTAAAAAGCTCAATAAAGAGACTGGAACTGAGTGGTATGTGCTTAAAGCGCAAATCCATGCAGGAGGAAGAGGAAAAGGGAAAGTGAAGGAAACAGACTCAAATGGAGTAGTTTTAGCGAAAAGCTTAGAAGATGTAGCGCCAAAATCTAAAGCTATTTTAGGAGGTACTTTAGTGACGCATCAAACTGGTGAAGAAGGTAAATTGGTTAGCAAATTATTAGTAGCTCAGGATGTATATTATCCAGGCGAACATGAGCCAAAAGAATATTATGTTGGAATCTTATTGGATAGAGCCAAAGGATGCAATGTAATCATGGCTTCTACTGAAGGGGGTGTTGATATTGAAGATGTTGCAGAAAATACTCCAGATAAAATTATTAAAGAGTGGATTGACCCTCGTGTAGGCCTACAAGGATTTCAAGCCAGAAAAGTAGCTTTCAAATTAGGTTTAGAAGGCGATGCTTTCAAAAACATGGTGAAATTTATCCATTCATTATACACCGCTTATGATGCTACGGATTCTTCAATGTTTGAAATCAACCCAGTGTTGAAAACATCTGACAATAAAATTTTAGCAGTGGATGCTAAAGTGAATTTAGATGATTCTGCTTTATATCGTCACAAGGATTTAGCCGATATGCGAGATAAATCTGAGGAAGATCCTGCCGAAGTGGAAGCAGCTGAATCAGGCTTAAACTATGTGAAATTGGATGGTAATGTGGGCTGTATGGTAAATGGTGCTGGATTAGCAATGGCTACTATGGATATTATCAAATTATCAGGTGGTGACCCAGCCAACTTCTTGGATGTTGGGGGTAGTGCTAATGCGGAAACAGTAGAAGCTGGTTTCAGAATTATCTTAAAAGACCCAAAAGTTGAAGCCATCTTAATCAATATCTTTGGTGGTATCGTTCGTTGCGATAGAGTGGCTAAAGGTGTGGTTGAAGCTTACAAAAACATAGGAGATATAAAAGTGCCAATCATCGTTCGTTTACAAGGAACAAATGCTGAAGAAGGTGCAAAAATCATAGAAGATTCAGGCTTGAAAGTTACTTCTGCTATCGTATTGAAAGATGCAGCATTAAGAGTGAAAGAAGCACTGGCTTAA
- a CDS encoding ABC transporter ATP-binding protein: protein MSILRAQNIQKHYGDLKVLDGIDFQLDEAKISAIVGPSGAGKSTLLHILGTLDQADSGELYFKDKDISQLKGSRLSNFRNSAIGFIFQFHNLLPEFTAEENILIPAYISKKDEKPSLERVKELMKILGIEQRSHHKPGQLSGGEQQRVAVARALMNNPSIVFADEPSGNLDSKNAEELHSLFLKLRDELGQAFVIVTHNKELAAISDERHEMKDGKLGRLD, encoded by the coding sequence ATGAGTATATTGAGAGCACAGAATATTCAAAAGCATTATGGTGATCTAAAGGTTTTAGATGGCATTGATTTTCAGTTAGATGAAGCTAAAATCAGTGCAATTGTAGGGCCTAGTGGGGCTGGAAAAAGCACCCTATTACATATATTAGGTACATTAGATCAAGCCGATAGCGGTGAACTCTATTTCAAGGATAAAGATATCAGCCAATTAAAAGGAAGTCGACTTTCCAATTTTAGAAACAGTGCGATTGGTTTTATCTTCCAGTTTCATAACTTATTACCTGAATTCACTGCCGAGGAAAACATTTTAATTCCTGCTTATATATCCAAAAAAGACGAAAAACCATCTTTGGAAAGAGTGAAAGAATTAATGAAGATTTTGGGAATAGAGCAAAGGTCTCACCACAAACCAGGCCAGCTCAGCGGTGGGGAACAACAAAGAGTAGCCGTAGCCAGAGCCTTAATGAATAATCCTTCTATCGTTTTTGCAGATGAGCCAAGCGGTAATTTAGATTCCAAAAATGCCGAAGAACTCCATTCATTATTCCTGAAATTAAGAGATGAATTAGGTCAAGCTTTCGTGATAGTAACCCATAATAAAGAACTAGCTGCCATTTCTGATGAAAGACATGAGATGAAGGATGGGAAATTGGGTAGATTGGATTAA
- a CDS encoding PorP/SprF family type IX secretion system membrane protein produces MKQLFIIPAVLAILLSFNIESKGQDVYFSQFYANPIYLNSALAGSEGNPRLTLAHRQQWSNLQAYNASYFSFDTPLGKQSGLAIHALNDQQMDGVINNNAIGTTLSHRIELNNRAVIGGGISLNYFQKSFDWSKLTFEDQMRAGSSNRYPTSERFGQSRTNMVDVGVGFVYAAENLVAGLNISHINTPKERFNPDSDAILPRRYTAHIAYQFQKYTYSKQAYSITPSIVYENQAGNDYLNIGGYWNNNFLTLGTWYRVKQAMVFTIGLSYQQFNLGYSYDHSLQSTQINYGATNEFTLSYRFQWKGKDPSKNYKGKCPDLYKNLR; encoded by the coding sequence ATGAAACAATTATTCATCATTCCAGCTGTTTTAGCAATTCTGTTAAGCTTTAATATTGAATCAAAAGGACAAGACGTCTATTTTTCACAATTCTATGCTAATCCTATTTATTTAAACAGCGCATTAGCAGGTTCTGAAGGAAATCCAAGATTAACATTGGCACATAGGCAACAATGGAGCAATCTCCAAGCTTACAATGCTTCCTACTTTTCATTTGACACTCCGCTTGGTAAACAATCGGGTTTAGCCATTCATGCTCTAAATGATCAGCAAATGGATGGAGTCATCAATAATAATGCTATTGGTACTACTTTATCTCACCGAATTGAATTAAATAATAGAGCAGTAATTGGCGGAGGAATTTCTTTAAACTATTTTCAGAAATCATTTGACTGGAGCAAATTAACGTTTGAAGATCAAATGAGAGCAGGAAGTAGTAACCGCTACCCTACTTCGGAAAGATTTGGTCAATCTAGAACCAATATGGTAGATGTTGGGGTTGGTTTTGTTTATGCAGCTGAAAACTTGGTTGCTGGATTAAATATTTCACACATCAATACGCCTAAGGAAAGGTTCAATCCAGATTCAGATGCCATATTACCTAGAAGATATACTGCGCATATTGCTTACCAATTTCAAAAATATACTTATAGCAAACAAGCCTATTCAATTACACCATCCATTGTATATGAAAATCAAGCCGGCAATGATTATTTAAATATTGGAGGATATTGGAATAATAACTTTCTGACTTTAGGTACTTGGTACAGAGTAAAGCAGGCCATGGTTTTTACAATTGGACTTTCCTACCAACAATTCAATTTAGGCTATAGCTACGATCACAGTTTACAAAGCACACAAATTAATTATGGTGCCACAAATGAATTTACTTTATCCTATAGATTTCAATGGAAAGGAAAAGACCCAAGTAAAAACTACAAGGGAAAATGTCCTGATTTATATAAAAACTTAAGATAA
- a CDS encoding acetyl-CoA C-acyltransferase: protein MIKTAYVVDIARTPVGKFAGTLSSVRPDDLAAHIIKSLLERQPNFDKSLLEDVIFGAANQAGEDNRNVARMAGLMAGLPIKVGGITVNRLCASGLQSIMDASRSTMLGDGEAFIAGGVESMTRAPFVMAKAETAYSRKPEVYDTTIGWRFINPKLSEIHYPFAMGETAENVAEKWKISREAQDEFAHNSQLKYDAAHKAGKFSSELVSVSIPQRKADDIIFDKDEHPRLSSIEKLGSLKPAFRKDGSVTAGNASGVNDGSAASLIVDEETLKKFNLKPMARVVSMAIAGVSPDTMGIGPVPASLKALKRAGLKVSDLDLIELNEAFASQSIACVQDLDLNPEIINVNGGSIAIGHPLGASGTRISATLLHEMQKRENVKYGLATMCVGVGQGAAIIYEKI, encoded by the coding sequence ATGATTAAAACAGCATACGTAGTAGATATAGCCAGAACTCCAGTTGGAAAATTTGCAGGAACATTAAGTAGCGTAAGACCTGATGATTTGGCTGCACATATTATTAAAAGTTTATTAGAAAGACAGCCTAATTTTGATAAATCACTTTTAGAAGATGTGATTTTTGGTGCTGCCAACCAAGCTGGTGAAGACAACAGAAATGTCGCCAGAATGGCTGGATTAATGGCAGGATTACCGATTAAGGTTGGTGGAATTACCGTTAATAGATTATGTGCCTCAGGTTTGCAATCCATTATGGATGCGAGCCGATCCACTATGCTAGGTGATGGAGAAGCCTTCATAGCTGGTGGAGTAGAAAGCATGACTAGAGCTCCTTTTGTGATGGCAAAAGCAGAAACTGCATACTCCAGAAAGCCAGAAGTTTACGATACCACTATTGGTTGGAGATTTATAAACCCCAAATTATCAGAAATACACTACCCATTCGCAATGGGAGAAACTGCTGAGAATGTAGCTGAAAAATGGAAAATAAGCAGAGAAGCACAAGATGAATTTGCTCATAACTCTCAACTGAAATATGATGCCGCACATAAAGCAGGCAAATTCAGTAGTGAATTGGTTTCTGTTTCAATCCCTCAAAGAAAAGCAGATGATATCATTTTTGATAAAGATGAGCATCCAAGACTTTCTTCAATTGAAAAATTAGGTTCTCTTAAACCTGCCTTTAGAAAAGACGGATCTGTAACAGCTGGAAATGCCAGTGGAGTAAATGACGGATCAGCAGCAAGCTTAATAGTAGATGAAGAAACCTTAAAGAAATTTAATTTGAAGCCGATGGCTCGCGTTGTCAGCATGGCTATAGCTGGAGTAAGTCCTGATACTATGGGAATTGGGCCTGTACCAGCAAGTTTAAAAGCATTGAAAAGAGCTGGTTTGAAAGTATCGGATTTAGATTTAATTGAGTTGAATGAAGCCTTTGCTTCTCAATCGATTGCCTGTGTTCAGGATCTTGATTTAAATCCTGAAATCATCAATGTAAATGGTGGTTCTATCGCAATTGGTCATCCATTGGGAGCAAGTGGGACAAGAATATCCGCCACTCTTTTACATGAAATGCAAAAAAGAGAAAATGTGAAATATGGTTTGGCTACCATGTGTGTTGGAGTTGGGCAAGGTGCTGCAATCATTTATGAGAAAATATAA
- a CDS encoding thymidylate synthase produces MKQYHELMKHILDKGVQKGDRTGTGTISVFGYQMRFDLSEGFPVVTTKKLHLRSIIHELLWFLKGETNIKYLKENGVSIWDEWADENGELGPVYGSQWRNWPTPDGQHIDQISQIIDQIKNTPNSRRIMVSAWNVADVPNMALPPCHALFQFYVADGKLSCQLYQRSADVFLGVPFNIASYALLTMMVAQVCDLEPGDFIHTLGDAHLYSNHLEQTELQLSREPYPLPKMKINPNVKNIFDFKFEDFELVDYQYHPHIKAPVAV; encoded by the coding sequence ATGAAGCAGTATCATGAATTAATGAAGCATATTTTAGATAAAGGTGTACAAAAAGGCGACAGAACAGGAACAGGAACAATTAGTGTATTCGGTTATCAAATGCGATTTGACCTATCCGAAGGATTTCCAGTTGTGACCACTAAAAAACTGCATTTACGATCTATCATTCATGAATTGCTTTGGTTTTTGAAAGGGGAAACCAATATCAAGTATTTAAAAGAGAACGGTGTTTCCATTTGGGATGAATGGGCAGATGAAAATGGTGAATTAGGTCCAGTATATGGCTCCCAATGGAGAAACTGGCCAACTCCTGATGGACAACATATTGATCAAATTAGCCAAATAATTGATCAAATAAAAAACACACCAAATTCTAGAAGAATAATGGTAAGTGCTTGGAATGTAGCAGATGTCCCTAATATGGCTTTACCACCTTGTCACGCCCTTTTTCAATTCTATGTTGCAGATGGGAAATTAAGTTGCCAACTTTATCAGCGTTCCGCAGATGTGTTTTTAGGAGTTCCCTTTAATATTGCATCTTATGCTTTACTAACCATGATGGTGGCGCAAGTTTGTGACTTAGAGCCAGGTGATTTTATCCATACTTTAGGAGATGCTCATCTTTATTCTAATCATTTAGAACAAACTGAATTACAGCTATCACGAGAGCCCTACCCACTACCAAAAATGAAAATCAATCCAAATGTTAAAAACATTTTTGATTTCAAATTTGAAGATTTTGAATTGGTTGATTATCAATATCACCCTCACATAAAGGCACCCGTTGCTGTTTAA
- a CDS encoding acyloxyacyl hydrolase: protein MKKISLAIFLLFLFQSGYTQHYDWFLNGQVIKGFILKHNEHVGHLANSHPTGIELSWQQKLNGKREWESLYNKPLISYGLSYYDLKNPKLGHLIIGSAAMDLPLKRSETTALYFRIGTGLVYSTNPYDRETNNQNNMVTSTISYLLQTRLTYEINLSEKIRLTPNLNITHASNGAQRAPNRGVNIITANMGVSYKIKNQEEKEFRDITPLDKTPYQVYLLVSGGRNTKTLQIREPLPFFNLLLFGQKYVNPKSDWGVGIEYFHSTSIKKQIKTDWFRIVDEEEITDFKRLGLLIGHELKFGKLGFITHLGVYIYNPSKSNMPVYQRFGLRYQFHKNIMAQVALKTHAATAEQAELGIGWRF from the coding sequence TTGAAAAAGATTAGTCTTGCAATTTTCTTGTTGTTCTTATTCCAATCAGGTTATACTCAACACTATGATTGGTTTTTAAATGGTCAAGTCATTAAAGGTTTTATCTTAAAACACAATGAGCATGTTGGTCACTTAGCAAATTCGCATCCTACAGGTATTGAATTAAGTTGGCAGCAAAAACTTAACGGGAAAAGAGAATGGGAAAGCCTATACAATAAGCCATTAATAAGTTATGGTCTATCCTATTATGATTTAAAGAATCCTAAATTAGGACATTTGATTATAGGTTCTGCAGCAATGGACTTACCACTGAAAAGAAGTGAGACTACAGCTTTGTATTTTAGAATTGGAACTGGATTAGTTTACAGTACAAATCCTTACGATAGGGAAACCAATAATCAGAACAATATGGTTACCAGTACCATTTCCTATCTATTACAAACTCGTCTGACTTATGAAATTAACCTAAGTGAAAAAATAAGGCTAACGCCAAATCTAAATATCACACATGCTAGTAATGGCGCACAGAGGGCACCCAATAGAGGAGTTAATATAATTACGGCTAATATGGGAGTGTCTTATAAAATCAAAAACCAAGAAGAAAAGGAATTTCGAGATATTACGCCTTTAGATAAAACTCCTTATCAAGTATATTTGCTCGTGAGTGGCGGTAGAAATACTAAAACTTTACAAATAAGAGAACCTCTACCCTTCTTTAACTTGCTTTTATTTGGTCAGAAATATGTTAATCCAAAAAGCGATTGGGGAGTTGGAATAGAATATTTCCATAGTACTTCCATAAAAAAGCAGATAAAAACCGACTGGTTTAGAATAGTTGATGAAGAAGAAATTACAGATTTCAAAAGATTAGGATTATTAATTGGACACGAACTGAAATTTGGCAAACTAGGATTTATTACTCACTTGGGCGTATATATTTACAATCCGAGTAAATCAAATATGCCCGTATATCAGCGCTTTGGATTACGCTATCAATTTCATAAGAATATAATGGCACAAGTTGCTTTAAAAACACATGCTGCTACAGCAGAACAAGCAGAATTAGGAATTGGATGGAGATTTTAA
- a CDS encoding GIN domain-containing protein, with protein MEILKSKIRYILLILVLPVLQACDSEEAFDCFKKSGELTTIKIADFPHFAELLIHDDIELEIVETDEEYFELTYGENLIPKIVMEHENDSLSFFNQNFCDWTRDFEKPKLKWFTNKSSINILCLSNGKITSADTIKNDIVIRNESSTNEVDLKINNNKTALLSNSSTYFIISGKTKGLRIAAYFNDGKYDCGDLLANRANVLHRGYNDIIVNVKDSLVGSIENAGRILYKGNPGVKVEVSNGGELIHLDQE; from the coding sequence ATGGAGATTTTAAAAAGTAAAATAAGATATATCTTATTGATACTGGTATTACCAGTTTTGCAGGCTTGTGATTCTGAAGAAGCCTTCGATTGCTTTAAAAAATCTGGAGAACTAACCACTATTAAAATTGCTGATTTTCCGCATTTCGCTGAGTTATTAATCCATGATGATATAGAACTGGAAATAGTCGAAACTGATGAGGAATATTTTGAACTGACTTATGGGGAAAACCTAATCCCAAAAATTGTTATGGAGCATGAGAATGATTCCTTAAGTTTCTTTAACCAAAATTTTTGTGATTGGACGAGAGATTTTGAAAAACCCAAATTAAAATGGTTTACTAATAAAAGCTCAATTAATATTCTTTGCCTTAGCAATGGAAAAATCACTTCTGCAGACACCATAAAAAATGATATTGTTATCCGAAATGAAAGTTCCACTAACGAAGTGGATTTAAAAATAAACAATAATAAAACTGCCTTACTAAGTAATTCCTCAACCTATTTTATTATTTCAGGTAAAACCAAAGGATTACGAATTGCAGCCTATTTTAATGATGGGAAATATGATTGTGGAGATTTATTAGCCAACAGAGCAAATGTATTACATAGAGGGTACAATGACATCATTGTAAATGTGAAAGATAGCCTGGTTGGTAGTATTGAAAATGCTGGAAGAATACTTTATAAAGGTAACCCTGGGGTTAAAGTAGAAGTTAGTAATGGAGGAGAGTTAATTCATTTAGACCAAGAGTAA
- a CDS encoding alanine racemase, translating to MDITKPTLLLDEKKCKKNIEKMISRANQFNCSLRPHFKTHQSIVVANWFRELGITQCAVSSLEMAKYFFNAGWTDITVAFPLNILEHTSVNDLAGKIKLNLCVESLETVKVLNDFLEHPVGVFLKIDAGYHRTGLDAENFAEIEAILKALESNHLITIKGFLQHAGHTYQAKGKQEIDEIHAYTSKQMINLKEHFNQQYPDLMISNGDTPTCSVSDDFEHLDEMRPGNFVFYDIMQAEIGSCQYEDVAVAMTCPVVAKHADRNEVIVYGGAVHFSKDRIEKDGKNIYGLIADKKENGWGNPIAGWFVKKLSQEHGTIHVPDEAFDQIKIGDLLYILPIHSCLTANLMSKYYTLDGHEIEMFRYPS from the coding sequence ATGGATATTACAAAACCTACCCTATTACTAGATGAAAAGAAATGTAAGAAAAACATTGAAAAAATGATTAGTCGAGCTAATCAGTTCAACTGCAGTTTACGCCCACATTTCAAAACCCATCAGTCCATAGTAGTTGCGAACTGGTTTCGAGAATTAGGAATAACTCAATGTGCAGTTTCTTCATTAGAAATGGCTAAATACTTCTTTAATGCAGGTTGGACAGATATTACGGTTGCATTTCCTTTGAATATTTTAGAACACACCTCTGTCAACGACCTAGCCGGAAAGATAAAATTAAATTTATGCGTTGAATCTCTAGAGACAGTTAAAGTTCTAAATGATTTTTTGGAGCACCCTGTTGGTGTATTCTTAAAAATAGATGCAGGTTATCATAGAACTGGCCTTGATGCTGAAAACTTTGCAGAAATTGAAGCAATCCTTAAAGCTTTAGAAAGTAATCACCTTATCACTATAAAGGGGTTTTTACAGCACGCAGGACATACCTACCAGGCAAAAGGCAAACAAGAGATCGATGAAATTCATGCTTACACATCGAAGCAGATGATAAATTTGAAAGAGCATTTCAATCAGCAATATCCTGATCTCATGATTTCAAATGGAGATACTCCCACTTGCAGTGTATCCGATGATTTTGAACACTTAGACGAAATGCGTCCGGGTAATTTTGTGTTTTACGATATAATGCAAGCAGAAATTGGCTCTTGTCAGTATGAAGATGTAGCGGTAGCCATGACTTGTCCTGTAGTTGCAAAACATGCTGATAGGAATGAAGTGATTGTCTATGGAGGCGCAGTTCATTTCTCCAAAGACAGAATTGAAAAAGACGGCAAAAACATTTATGGATTAATAGCCGATAAAAAAGAAAATGGATGGGGGAATCCCATCGCAGGATGGTTTGTTAAAAAATTATCTCAGGAACACGGTACTATCCATGTTCCTGATGAAGCCTTTGATCAAATTAAGATTGGTGATTTGTTATACATTCTTCCAATTCATTCCTGCCTCACTGCCAATTTAATGAGTAAGTATTATACATTAGACGGCCATGAAATTGAGATGTTTAGGTATCCAAGTTGA